CACCCACGTCGGTCTTGTGCAGCACGGTGGCGTCGAGCAGCTTGACCGCCACCGGGCCTCCCAGTTCGGTCAGCGCGCGCTGCGCTTCCTCCCGGCTCGCACATGCCCGCCGAGGTGGAGTGCGGATTCCCAGTTCTGCCAGGTAATTCTTGGCCGCGTGCTCGTCCAGGAGCCCGCCCGGCAAGGCCGGGGCCTGTCGCTCGGCGGCTGTGCCGGTGCGGAACCGCCGCCGGGAATCGGCGACGAGCGCGCGCAGGGCATTGGCCGCGGCCGTCGGTGTCGCGAAGGCAGGAACGCCGGTCTTGTGCAGCTGGATGCGCTGTTCGGCTGCCTCGTCATCCAGCCCGCCCAGCGCCACGACAGCGGGCACGTCGGCCGGCAGGTCGGCGTCCTGCAACGCGGTCACCAGGTCGACGCTGTCGGGTTCGGTGAGCGCGTAGACCACGACCGAGTCGATCGCGTCGTCGCCCGCCACGGCACCCAGCACGGCCGGGAAGCTCTTGTCCGGGCGGCCGGTGTCGACCGGGTTGCGCTGGAAGGTCAACGGCGGCAGCAGTTCCGAAAGCCGGGCCTGCGTCTCGGCGGCCAGCTCGGGCGTGGCGATCTCGTCGGCGCCCGCCCGGTCGGCTAGCAGCAAGCCGGGTCCGGCCTGCGCGGTGACGATGCCCAGCCCGGGGTCGGCCGCAGGGCGAAGCCGCACGCGCGAGAGCGCGGTCAGGGCGTCGACCAGCTCGCGCTCGTCGTCGACGACCACCGCTCCGGCCTGCGCGACCGCGGCCCGGGTGGTGCGCCACGAGGTCGCCAGCGCACCGGTGTGCGACTGGGCGAACTCCGCGACGTCGCTGCGCCCGACCACCAGCGCCACAACGGGTTTCACCTCGGTCAGCCGCCGCAGCGCCCGCACCAGGCGCGGGCCGTCGGGCACCGACTCCAGGTGCAGTGCCACAGCCGTGGTCTGCGGATCGTCAACCAGGTACTCCAGGACGTCGGCGGCGGTGACGTCGACACCGGCGCCGATGCCCACGCCCAGGCTCACGCCGTTGCCCGCGTTGGTCAGCTCGAACGACAGCGCGTGGTTGATGCCGCCGCTGGCCGCCACCACCGCCACTCCCCCAGCGGGCAACTGCCGGGCGCCGGGCACGAAACTGGCGGTCAGCCCGCGGTGCGGCACGAAGAACCCGGAGGTGTTGGGACCCAGCAGCCGAATGCCGGTCTCCTCGGCGACACGGCGCACCGCGTCCTCGTGCGCCTGACCCGCCTCGCCGGCTTCGCCGAACCCTCCGGCGCAGATCAACGCCGCTCGGCACCCAGCCGCAACCGCATCGGCGAGCGCGTCCGCGCACGCCGCAGCAGGCACGCACAGCACGGCGAGGTCCAGGCGCGTCGAGCTGTGCTCAGCGGCTTCGCGCACCGAGGCGTGCAGTCCCGATTCGGGGTCGGGGTTGCGGGAGTTGACCAGCGCAAGACCACCGGTGAAACCGGTCAGCGAGCGGCTCATGACTGCACCCAGCTTGGCGCTCTGCCGCGATGCGCCGACCACCACGATCCCAGATGGCGCGAAAAGCGGTGACAGGTCGGTCGTTTCGCTCATGACTTCGTCTCCGTCGTGGAACCGACCAGATCCGCTCGGCCGGAAAGCAGCAGGGTCTGCGCGCGGTCCTCGTCCAGCTCGTCCTCGACCACCAGCGCGGGCACCTGGTGGTGCAGCCGCGCCTGCTCGGCCAGCAGCGCACGGGTGAGCTTGCTCCCGGACCGCACGGCCACCAGGGACGGCGGCTGATCACCGCGCAGCGCCTCGGCAAGCTCGGTGAAGCGCTCCGGCAGTCCCTCTTCGGTCGCTGGAGCGCTCAGCCACAGAGCCCACTCGCCGTCGCCGGGCCGCGAGGGCAGCGACACCGAGCCGTCCGCCCCTTCGACCACGGGTCCGGTCGGAGTTTCGCGGATTTCGACGCGGCGACCACTGAAGGTCTGGTTCCCGACGCGCAGCGGGGTCACCATCGGGTCGGCGCCGTTGCGCTCACGCCAGTCGCGCTCGACGCGCTCGACGAACTCCGGGTCACGGCGAGCAAGCTTGTCGCGGCCAATGCTGCGGGAGAAGAAGTGGAAGCCGAACTGCGTCGGGTGGAACGCGTCGTGGTAACGGCCGAAGTGCTCCCACCAGGACAGGCTCGGGCGGGCCGCGCCCTGAATCTTCTCCACCGACGGCCTGCGCACCGATTCGTACTCGTCGAGCGCGGTCTCCAGATCGTCGGAGTACTCAGTGACGCTGCGGGCGAGCACGATGGCATCCTCCATGGCCATCTTGGTGCCCGAACCCACCGAGAAGTGCGCGGTGTGGGCGGCGTCGCCGAGCAGAACGACGTTGCCGGAGTGCCAGCGCCCGGTGCGCCAGGTGCGGAAGTTGCCCCAGCGCGAGTTGTTCACCAGCAGCCCATGCCCGTCGATCTGCTCTGCGAAGAGCTTCTCCAGGTATTCCCGGGTCTTCTCGTCGCTGGCACCGGGCGGCTGGCTGACGTCGAACTCGTCGAGGCCGGCCGCGCGCCAGGTCTGCTCGTCGGTCTCCACGATGAACGTGCTGATGTCCTCGCTGATCGGGTAGCCGTGCACCGCGAACGTCCCGTGCGGACCGTGCTCGTGGACGAAGGTCAGTCCGTCGAACATGTAGTCCGTGCCGAACCAGATGAACTTGGCCGTGGCCACGTCCACCTTCGGCGCGAAGGCGTCCTCCAAACCGGCCCGGAAGCGGGAGTTGGCGCCGTCGGCGGCGACGATGAGGTCGTAGTCCGCCAACTGCTCGGCGTCCGAGATCTCGGTGCTGAAGCGCAGGTCCACACCGACCTCGGTGGCGCGGTCGCGCAGCAGGGCGAGCAGCTTGCGGCGGTGGATGGCGGCCATGCCGTTGCCCCCGAAGGACATCCGCTCACCCTTGAGGCGCACCTCGATCTGATCCCAGTGCCTGCCGTGCTCTTCAAGCCCGTGGCGCAGCACCGGGTCGGCCTCGTGAATGCCCGCCAGCGTCGCGTCGGAGAAGACGACGCCGAACCCGAAGATGTCGTCGGGACGGTTCCGCTCGAACACGGTCACGTCGACGGTCGGGTCGGCCTGCTTGATCAGCGTCGCGAAGAACAGCCCGCCGGGGCCGCCTCCTACGCACGCGATCCGAGAAACCATGGAAACCTGCCTCCACCTTGAGGGCATCGATTGGCCACATTATGTGCCATTTGTTTCACGACCGTCAACACTGTGACACGTATTTTTCGGATGGCCGCGGCGCCAGCCCGCGCCCGCAGCGGGCCGGCGCCGGACTCATGCGGCCTGTTCGGCCCGTGTCCGCAATCCTGCCCCGGATGCGGCGCCACGGCTCGGCAGCAGCAGCACGACCAGCGCGCCCACGGCGGCGGGAATCGCGAAGGCGTAGAAGTTCCACGCGGCATTCACCCCGGAGGACATCAGGATGCCGCCGAACGTGGGGCCGATGATGGCTCCGATGCGACCGATTCCCAGCGTCCACCCGAGCGCGGTGGCGCGGACCTCCGCCGGGAAGTGCATGGCCACGTAGGCGTTGACCAGGATCTGCGTGCCGACGGTCCCGAACCCGGCCACGGCCACCAGCGCGTACATGACAGGTGCCGAACTCGGCACGCTGAGCAGGTAGATCGACACGGATGCCGCGAGGAACGCCGCCAGCGTCACCGGGCGCATGCCGATGCGGTCACCGATCGGCGCCACCAGGATCGTGCCCACGATCGCCCCGGCGTTGAGCACCACCAGGAACAGCAGCGAACTCGACAACGGGTACCCGGCGGACTTCATGATCTGCGGCAGCCACGTGTTGAGCCCGTAGACCAGCAGCAGCCCGAGGAAGCTGGTCAGCGCGAACAGGATCGCGGGCACCACGTACCGTCTGCCGAGCAGCGTGCGCACCCCGGAGCGCCCCGGCTCCCGCTGGCCACCAGCCTGCGGCAGCGCCACGCCCAGGCGCTCGGCGGTGCGCGCCGCCTCGGCGTCGCGCCCCTTGGCGACCAGGAACGCCAGGGACTCGGGCAGGGCGCGCATGAGTACCGGAACCAGCAGCAGCGGCACCGCGCCGATCCAGTACATCAGCCGGAAGCCATACGTGGGCATCAGGCTCAGCGCGAGCACGGCCGCCAGCACACCGCCGACCGAGTAACCGGAGAACATCAGGGCATTGTTCAGGCTCCGCCGGTGCGGAGCCGAGTACTCCGCGGTCAGCGCGATCGCGGTGGGCATCACGCCACCCAGGCCCAGACCGGCCAGCAGCCGGAACACGCCGAACAAGGTCGCGTCGGGAGCCAGGGCGCAGCCCACCATCGCCAACGAGAAACCGGTGACGCCGAACAGCAGCACCTTACGCCTGCCGACCAGGTCGGTGACCGCGCCCGCGATCAGCGCCCCGGCGAGCATGCCCACCAGGGCGTAGCTGCCGATCGCGCCCGCAGACGCGGGCGTGAGACCCCACGCGTCGTGCTGCAGCAGTGCCGGCAGCGTGGCGCCGTAGACGATGAGGTCGTAACCGTCGAAGACGATCACGGAGAAGCACAGGCACAGCACCGAGAGCTCGGTGCGACGGGTGCCCGGCGGGGATTGCGGCGTCATTGCCTTCTCCAACCTGTCGGGATTGTCCGGAGGGGATGGCGCCGAGTATGTTTCGCTTATCGCACGCCCGTCAATAAACTGGCACTAATGAATCGAATCCGGCTCGCTGCCCGCGCACCGCGCGCGAATCGAGGACGGTCGTACTGTGAGATAGTCGGCCCGCCGGGCTGACCAGCAGGAGGAGGAGCGGTGAGACCGAGGTCGATCGTGTTTGACCTGTTCGGCGACTACGTGCGCTACCGAGGCGGTGCCGCTCGTCTGCGGACGCTGAGCGAGCTCATGTCCTGCTTCGACGTCGGCGAGAGCACCGTGCGCGTGGTCCTGGCCCGGCTGCGCAAGGAGGGTTGGTTCGACTCCTGGCGCGAGGGCCGCGAAACCGTGTACGGGCTCAACGACAAGAGCCTGCACCTGCTCGACGAAGGGCGCTCGCGCATCTTCGACCGGGTCCGCAGCGAGTGGGACCGGCACTGGTACATGGTCATCTACTCGGTGCCGGAGTCCGACCGCGGCGTGCGCGACCGGGTCCGCAAGGAGCTGGCCTGGCTCGGATTCGGCCCGTTGGCCCCGTCGACCTACGTGTGCCCGCACGACCGCCTGCAGCAGGTGCGCGAAAGCCTCGCCGACGAGCCGGCGCTGCGGCTGGACACCTTGCGCTGCCAGTCCGGCGGACTGCCGGTCGACCGCGAGATGGCAGCCCGCTGCTGGGACCTCGATGAGCTCAACGAGGACTACCGGGAACTGCTGCGGACCTACCGCAAGCGCATGCCCGCCTACCGGGCGGGGCGACTCAGCCCGCAGGACGCATTGGTGGAACGCATGCAGTTGACCTATGACTACCGAAAGTTCCCCTTCCGCGACCCGGACCTGCCCACCGAGCTGCTGCCCGCCGGCTGGCTCGGGCGCGAGGCCCACGACCTGTTCCTGGAAGCCCACGACCTGCTGCGCGGGCCCGCCGAAAAGTTCTACGACTCCATCGCGGAAGCCCGCGCCGCTCAAGCTCGCGGAGCCTGACGCACCGTTTTCACCTGCGCCGCGGCGACCCCCGAACGGACGGTTCGCCGCGGCGCTTCTTCGCACGCGCAGCACGCCCCACGAGGTGACCGACCGCAGGGCCAGAGCTTCAACCCGATTGGGTACATCCTATCGACGACCGTGTGTGTATTGACACATCCACGGGCGGTCTGCATGCTTACAGCGCGTTCTACTTCCGAACCCCGCCGCACAGGCGTTCGGTCCGACCCGCCGCCTGGACTGCTGCCACGCGGAACCGCCACATCGGCGCCGCATCACCGCGGGGATTCCCCAAAGGTCAACACGCTTCGAACAAAGGAGTTCCTGATGAGTTCGACCGCCACACCGCGCGTGGGGCACCTGATCGGCGGCGAGACGTCCGCGGCCGACGTGCGCGCCGTGCACGACCCGGGCAAGCTCGACGAGGTCGTCGCCGAGGTCGCCGTGGGAACCGC
This region of Saccharopolyspora hordei genomic DNA includes:
- a CDS encoding PaaX family transcriptional regulator C-terminal domain-containing protein, translated to MRPRSIVFDLFGDYVRYRGGAARLRTLSELMSCFDVGESTVRVVLARLRKEGWFDSWREGRETVYGLNDKSLHLLDEGRSRIFDRVRSEWDRHWYMVIYSVPESDRGVRDRVRKELAWLGFGPLAPSTYVCPHDRLQQVRESLADEPALRLDTLRCQSGGLPVDREMAARCWDLDELNEDYRELLRTYRKRMPAYRAGRLSPQDALVERMQLTYDYRKFPFRDPDLPTELLPAGWLGREAHDLFLEAHDLLRGPAEKFYDSIAEARAAQARGA
- a CDS encoding FAD-dependent monooxygenase, whose protein sequence is MVSRIACVGGGPGGLFFATLIKQADPTVDVTVFERNRPDDIFGFGVVFSDATLAGIHEADPVLRHGLEEHGRHWDQIEVRLKGERMSFGGNGMAAIHRRKLLALLRDRATEVGVDLRFSTEISDAEQLADYDLIVAADGANSRFRAGLEDAFAPKVDVATAKFIWFGTDYMFDGLTFVHEHGPHGTFAVHGYPISEDISTFIVETDEQTWRAAGLDEFDVSQPPGASDEKTREYLEKLFAEQIDGHGLLVNNSRWGNFRTWRTGRWHSGNVVLLGDAAHTAHFSVGSGTKMAMEDAIVLARSVTEYSDDLETALDEYESVRRPSVEKIQGAARPSLSWWEHFGRYHDAFHPTQFGFHFFSRSIGRDKLARRDPEFVERVERDWRERNGADPMVTPLRVGNQTFSGRRVEIRETPTGPVVEGADGSVSLPSRPGDGEWALWLSAPATEEGLPERFTELAEALRGDQPPSLVAVRSGSKLTRALLAEQARLHHQVPALVVEDELDEDRAQTLLLSGRADLVGSTTETKS
- a CDS encoding acetate--CoA ligase family protein, encoding MSETTDLSPLFAPSGIVVVGASRQSAKLGAVMSRSLTGFTGGLALVNSRNPDPESGLHASVREAAEHSSTRLDLAVLCVPAAACADALADAVAAGCRAALICAGGFGEAGEAGQAHEDAVRRVAEETGIRLLGPNTSGFFVPHRGLTASFVPGARQLPAGGVAVVAASGGINHALSFELTNAGNGVSLGVGIGAGVDVTAADVLEYLVDDPQTTAVALHLESVPDGPRLVRALRRLTEVKPVVALVVGRSDVAEFAQSHTGALATSWRTTRAAVAQAGAVVVDDERELVDALTALSRVRLRPAADPGLGIVTAQAGPGLLLADRAGADEIATPELAAETQARLSELLPPLTFQRNPVDTGRPDKSFPAVLGAVAGDDAIDSVVVYALTEPDSVDLVTALQDADLPADVPAVVALGGLDDEAAEQRIQLHKTGVPAFATPTAAANALRALVADSRRRFRTGTAAERQAPALPGGLLDEHAAKNYLAELGIRTPPRRACASREEAQRALTELGGPVAVKLLDATVLHKTDVGGVHLGVRTPDELDAALEAIHAATGATGYLVESMAPGGVDLVVGAHRDPVFGPVVLVGLGGTAAEALGDVAVRLAPVTANEAAEMPGELLGKELLRGWRGGPELNPHEFGEVVAALAAVLTSHPEVTEIEINPLRLTTDGLVALDAVVVRTEEDRNA
- a CDS encoding MFS transporter, whose amino-acid sequence is MTPQSPPGTRRTELSVLCLCFSVIVFDGYDLIVYGATLPALLQHDAWGLTPASAGAIGSYALVGMLAGALIAGAVTDLVGRRKVLLFGVTGFSLAMVGCALAPDATLFGVFRLLAGLGLGGVMPTAIALTAEYSAPHRRSLNNALMFSGYSVGGVLAAVLALSLMPTYGFRLMYWIGAVPLLLVPVLMRALPESLAFLVAKGRDAEAARTAERLGVALPQAGGQREPGRSGVRTLLGRRYVVPAILFALTSFLGLLLVYGLNTWLPQIMKSAGYPLSSSLLFLVVLNAGAIVGTILVAPIGDRIGMRPVTLAAFLAASVSIYLLSVPSSAPVMYALVAVAGFGTVGTQILVNAYVAMHFPAEVRATALGWTLGIGRIGAIIGPTFGGILMSSGVNAAWNFYAFAIPAAVGALVVLLLPSRGAASGAGLRTRAEQAA